The proteins below are encoded in one region of Patescibacteria group bacterium:
- a CDS encoding peptidoglycan bridge formation glycyltransferase FemA/FemB family protein, which translates to MKHITQSDAWARFRLSTPNVKKVLEIAGTKVYFHRIPHLPFTVAYIPRADVKVDDHLKNLCRKEGAIYLKVEPLTGPGGDGKPILPQHTIYIDLTKSEEDLLKNMHEKTRYNIRLAAKKGVVVKQSDDLETFMKILEKTEARQGFYSHYPDYYRKLWQIIKPIILIAYVEDKPVAAIMLFHYDEVLYYPYGGSDPKYREYMAPNLLHWEAIKLGKKLGCKIYDLWGSYKNSKDESDPWWGIYRFKSGFGGYEVNFPQAIDIPLSPLYPLYPLVDNFRWKILKILR; encoded by the coding sequence ATGAAACACATTACCCAATCTGACGCCTGGGCCAGATTTCGGCTGAGCACTCCGAATGTCAAAAAAGTTCTGGAAATTGCCGGAACCAAAGTCTATTTCCACCGAATCCCCCATCTGCCTTTTACCGTGGCCTATATTCCCCGGGCTGATGTTAAAGTTGACGACCATCTGAAAAACCTTTGTCGCAAAGAAGGAGCTATCTATTTAAAAGTCGAACCTCTGACCGGCCCCGGCGGCGACGGCAAACCGATCCTGCCCCAACATACTATTTATATTGACCTGACAAAATCCGAAGAAGACCTCCTAAAGAATATGCATGAGAAAACCCGCTATAACATCCGTCTGGCCGCAAAAAAAGGCGTGGTCGTAAAACAAAGTGACGATCTTGAAACTTTCATGAAAATTTTGGAGAAAACGGAAGCCCGCCAGGGTTTTTACTCTCATTATCCCGACTACTACCGCAAGCTTTGGCAAATCATTAAACCAATCATATTAATAGCTTATGTCGAAGATAAACCAGTGGCCGCCATCATGCTTTTTCATTATGACGAAGTTTTGTATTACCCCTATGGCGGCTCTGATCCGAAATACCGGGAATACATGGCTCCCAATCTTCTTCATTGGGAAGCTATTAAACTGGGAAAAAAACTGGGCTGTAAAATTTACGATTTATGGGGAAGCTATAAAAATTCCAAAGACGAATCCGATCCCTGGTGGGGCATTTACCGCTTTAAATCCGGTTTCGGCGGCTATGAAGTGAATTTCCCTCAGGCCATTGATATCCCCTTATCTCCCTTATATCCCCTATATCCTTTAGTCGATAATTTTCGTTGGAAAATTCTGAAGATTCTTCGATGA
- a CDS encoding peptidoglycan bridge formation glycyltransferase FemA/FemB family protein, translating into MSALRQSKNYAKYMESLGWTVDHGAFIKKLWFTSIVKIQHPDKIDLTPLKKYHPFLIKVEPNLSDLSHLSSLRNLGFKRDNWPLIPSKTLVLNLNKINLSKDVRYEIRKAEKAGLKVEESKDPQLFYKILQETMKIGKWSVPIKKEVINLWKSFQPNNSVLLIARNVINNVTNNVPAAGCLLVWNGDTAHYMYAANTAEGRKCGAAYLTLWEAIKFCQKKKLKYLDLEGIYDERYPSSTKNWQGFTAFKKQWGGKVVEYPGSYSKYRLPT; encoded by the coding sequence ATGAGCGCTCTTCGCCAATCAAAAAATTATGCCAAATATATGGAGTCTTTGGGCTGGACTGTCGACCACGGCGCTTTTATTAAAAAACTGTGGTTTACATCAATCGTCAAAATTCAGCACCCTGACAAAATTGATTTGACACCTCTCAAAAAATACCACCCCTTTTTAATAAAAGTCGAACCCAACTTAAGTGACTTAAGTCACTTAAGTTCCTTAAGAAACTTAGGTTTCAAGCGTGACAACTGGCCGCTCATTCCTTCAAAAACTTTGGTCTTAAACCTTAACAAAATAAACCTTTCGAAGGATGTTCGTTACGAAATCCGCAAAGCCGAAAAAGCCGGACTAAAAGTTGAAGAATCAAAAGACCCGCAGCTGTTTTACAAAATTCTTCAGGAAACCATGAAGATTGGTAAATGGTCTGTCCCGATTAAAAAAGAGGTTATCAATCTCTGGAAAAGTTTTCAGCCAAACAACTCTGTCCTATTAATTGCCCGTAACGTTATTAATAACGTTACTAATAACGTTCCTGCTGCTGGTTGTCTTTTGGTTTGGAATGGCGACACGGCCCACTACATGTACGCCGCCAATACTGCCGAAGGCCGCAAATGCGGCGCTGCTTATCTCACTCTTTGGGAAGCCATTAAATTTTGTCAAAAGAAAAAACTAAAGTATTTGGATTTGGAAGGCATTTATGACGAACGCTATCCATCATCGACCAAAAACTGGCAAGGTTTCACGGCATTTAAAAAACAATGGGGCGGAAAAGTTGTCGAATATCCCGGAAGCTATTCGAAGTATCGTCTACCCACATAA
- a CDS encoding ATP-dependent helicase encodes MLNPEQLAAVEDTTGPLLIVAGAGTGKTTVVTEKIKHLLEKNLARPEEILALTFTEKAAREMEERVDQALPYGTFGMWIMTFHSFCDRILKSEALQIGLSPHYKLLTEAETYLLVKKNFWKFNLKNFRPSGNPYKFIDGMVSHFSRLKDEDIKPTEYKNEEYPELEEAYKVYEQLKVDEGVMDFADLISNTLKLFRERKNVLERYRKQFKYILVDEFQDTNFAQYDLIKLLAPAAGNPNLTVVGDDSQSIYKFRGAAISNILSFMKDYPKAKQIVLTKNYRSTQTILDAAYRLIKNNDPDTLEARLGINKNLVSQVKDGPGAELIHTDRLEEEAEMVIGKIKEIGKKEKHEWKDFAILVRANNHSEPFVKALERARIPFQFLGPGALFKQPEVKDLIAYLKVLADFTDSVSLYRVLSMDVWNIPQRDLIYYLNSAKRKNVSLFEELELQTSAAASAVASAISGSGEIATALTAFAPRNEVIIKFVDMVHRHQKLIPKETGGQILYYFLQDSGLLQMVANYKTAAEERKALNITKFFDRLKTFESVNADASVFAIVDYLDLAMDMGESPLAAETDWSSNNAVNILTVHSAKGLEFPVVFLTNLVEGRFPTRERKEQIPVPDKLIKEVLPQGDYHLEEERRLFYVGMTRTKERLYLAAANYYGEGKRERKISPFVIEALGDNGLKIWNNKQEKGRQIPLFEWEKPILEPVHQNTEPVKIDYLSYSAIQAFKDCPLHFKLRYILRIPTPTTAPLSMGNSIHLALKDYHRDGGNILECLERNWIVEGYASKKHEQETLEKAKKFLTGYLETEIHKKAKPIFLEQPFTLRVDPTLKVGGKIDRVDDLGNGEIEIIDYKTGANVPSQKDIDIDLQITIYALAAADPGVLGKDISKVKLSFYFFDNATKVTTIRTKDQLEQTKKDLLKIRDEIQNSNFACSHSLFCENCEFKMLCG; translated from the coding sequence ATGCTTAACCCCGAGCAGTTAGCGGCAGTAGAGGACACAACGGGGCCGCTGTTGATAGTGGCGGGAGCGGGGACGGGGAAAACCACGGTAGTCACCGAAAAAATTAAGCATCTTCTGGAAAAAAATCTGGCCCGCCCGGAAGAAATTTTAGCCCTCACTTTTACGGAAAAAGCGGCGCGGGAGATGGAAGAGCGGGTAGATCAGGCGCTGCCCTACGGGACTTTCGGAATGTGGATTATGACCTTCCACTCTTTTTGCGACCGGATTCTCAAAAGCGAAGCGTTGCAAATTGGCCTAAGCCCCCACTATAAATTGCTCACGGAGGCGGAAACTTACCTTCTGGTTAAGAAAAATTTCTGGAAATTTAATTTGAAAAATTTTCGGCCCAGCGGTAACCCTTATAAATTTATCGATGGCATGGTCAGCCATTTTAGCCGGTTAAAAGATGAAGACATAAAACCAACGGAATACAAGAATGAGGAGTATCCGGAACTGGAAGAAGCTTACAAGGTCTACGAACAACTGAAAGTTGATGAAGGAGTAATGGATTTTGCGGATTTAATCAGCAATACTTTAAAACTTTTCCGGGAAAGAAAAAATGTTTTGGAAAGATACCGGAAGCAGTTTAAATATATTCTGGTTGATGAGTTTCAGGACACCAACTTTGCTCAATATGACCTGATTAAACTTCTGGCTCCGGCAGCGGGTAACCCCAATTTGACAGTTGTCGGTGATGACAGCCAGTCCATTTATAAATTCCGCGGCGCGGCTATTTCCAATATCCTCTCTTTTATGAAAGACTACCCGAAAGCCAAACAAATTGTTTTAACTAAAAATTACCGTTCTACCCAGACGATACTCGACGCGGCTTACAGGTTAATAAAAAATAACGATCCTGATACTTTGGAAGCGAGACTGGGAATAAATAAAAATCTTGTTTCGCAAGTGAAAGACGGGCCGGGGGCGGAGTTGATTCATACGGACAGACTGGAGGAAGAAGCGGAAATGGTAATTGGGAAAATTAAAGAAATAGGGAAAAAAGAAAAACACGAATGGAAGGATTTTGCCATCCTTGTCCGGGCAAATAATCACAGCGAACCGTTTGTGAAAGCTCTGGAAAGAGCCAGGATACCTTTTCAGTTTTTAGGGCCGGGGGCGCTTTTTAAACAGCCGGAAGTTAAAGATTTAATCGCCTATCTTAAGGTCTTGGCGGACTTTACAGATTCAGTCAGTTTATACCGGGTACTTTCGATGGATGTTTGGAATATCCCGCAACGGGATCTGATTTACTATTTAAACAGTGCCAAAAGGAAAAATGTTTCCTTGTTTGAAGAGTTGGAACTACAGACCAGTGCAGCGGCAAGTGCGGTAGCTTCTGCAATTTCCGGATCAGGTGAGATTGCCACGGCGCTCACTGCGTTCGCGCCTCGCAACGAGGTAATAATAAAGTTTGTCGACATGGTCCACCGTCACCAAAAATTAATTCCCAAAGAAACCGGGGGACAAATTCTTTATTACTTTTTACAGGACTCGGGGCTGTTGCAAATGGTTGCCAACTATAAAACAGCGGCCGAAGAACGCAAAGCGCTAAACATCACAAAATTTTTTGACCGGCTGAAAACTTTTGAATCGGTTAACGCTGACGCCAGTGTTTTTGCAATTGTTGATTATCTGGATTTAGCGATGGATATGGGCGAAAGTCCGTTAGCGGCCGAAACCGATTGGAGCAGTAATAATGCCGTGAATATTTTAACGGTCCATTCGGCTAAGGGTCTGGAATTTCCGGTAGTATTTTTGACTAACCTGGTAGAAGGGAGATTTCCGACTAGAGAACGCAAGGAACAAATTCCGGTGCCGGATAAACTTATCAAAGAAGTTCTACCCCAAGGCGACTATCACTTGGAGGAGGAGCGGCGATTGTTTTATGTCGGTATGACAAGGACAAAAGAGCGACTGTATTTGGCCGCGGCCAACTATTATGGGGAGGGGAAAAGGGAAAGAAAAATTTCCCCTTTTGTCATTGAGGCGCTGGGAGATAACGGATTAAAGATATGGAATAATAAACAGGAAAAAGGAAGACAGATACCGCTGTTTGAATGGGAAAAGCCGATTCTGGAACCGGTTCACCAAAACACGGAACCGGTCAAGATTGATTACCTTTCGTATTCCGCCATTCAGGCTTTCAAAGATTGCCCTCTGCATTTCAAACTCCGGTACATTTTACGAATTCCTACCCCGACAACTGCGCCGCTTTCCATGGGAAACTCAATCCATCTTGCCCTGAAGGATTATCACCGCGACGGCGGAAATATTTTAGAGTGTCTGGAACGAAATTGGATTGTTGAAGGTTATGCCAGTAAGAAACACGAACAGGAAACTTTGGAAAAAGCCAAAAAATTCCTGACTGGCTATCTGGAAACGGAAATTCACAAAAAGGCTAAGCCGATATTTCTTGAACAACCATTCACTTTAAGAGTAGACCCAACATTAAAAGTCGGTGGAAAAATTGACCGGGTAGACGACTTGGGAAATGGAGAAATTGAAATAATCGATTATAAAACCGGAGCTAATGTGCCATCACAAAAGGACATAGACATAGATTTACAGATAACGATTTATGCTTTGGCTGCCGCCGATCCGGGGGTTTTAGGTAAAGATATCAGTAAAGTAAAATTATCCTTCTACTTTTTTGATAACGCGACCAAGGTAACCACGATCCGGACTAAAGACCAACTGGAACAAACCAAGAAAGATCTTTTAAAGATTCGTGACGAGATCCAGAATTCAAATTTCGCCTGTTCTCATTCTCTGTTTTGCGAAAATTGCGAGTTTAAAATGTTATGTGGGTAG
- a CDS encoding class I SAM-dependent methyltransferase translates to MRKIAGWLSDYEEQLLAYFAKKSPGTIVEIGSFQGKSTVAMGLATRNLIYAIDPHQGQTQANGKKGLPTYTVFLKNIKKYHLDKVVPIRKTSETANKGWKKKISLLHIDGLHEYEFAKQDLKLWLPHLENNGVVICHDAFAPFPEVWRAVREEIFNGKFSYIGVLDSQVFAVKGRGWNYQQPFIILASNIWHSNLPYSVRDFLVKRVLKSFYLNKFILKEIFRRPL, encoded by the coding sequence ATGAGGAAAATTGCCGGCTGGCTGTCAGATTACGAAGAACAACTTCTGGCCTATTTTGCCAAAAAAAGTCCCGGAACCATTGTTGAAATCGGCAGTTTTCAGGGGAAATCGACGGTGGCCATGGGACTGGCGACCAGAAATCTCATCTACGCCATCGATCCGCATCAAGGCCAAACTCAGGCTAATGGCAAAAAGGGCCTGCCGACTTACACCGTTTTTCTTAAAAACATTAAGAAATATCACTTGGATAAAGTTGTTCCCATCCGCAAAACTTCGGAAACCGCTAACAAGGGTTGGAAAAAGAAAATTTCCTTACTGCACATTGACGGACTACATGAATACGAATTCGCCAAACAGGATTTAAAACTCTGGCTGCCCCATTTGGAAAATAATGGAGTTGTGATTTGCCACGACGCCTTTGCCCCTTTCCCTGAAGTCTGGCGTGCCGTGAGAGAAGAAATTTTTAACGGAAAATTTAGTTATATTGGTGTTTTGGATTCCCAGGTTTTTGCCGTTAAAGGCCGGGGGTGGAATTACCAGCAGCCGTTTATTATTCTGGCGTCAAATATCTGGCACAGCAATTTGCCGTATTCGGTTCGGGACTTTTTAGTAAAGCGAGTATTGAAGTCTTTCTATCTGAACAAATTTATTCTAAAAGAGATTTTTCGTCGGCCTCTTTAA
- a CDS encoding DNA recombination protein RmuC: protein MDINTAAIIISSIIIVFLLLRKTKSADDKALVEWLKSTNTRLDEQTRQMAQTAKSIGEFSEIGRSMKDLQSFLASPKLRGGLGEQVLKTLLEESLPKQSFNLQYGFRSGVKVDAAIKTASGIIPIDSKFPLENFKRMCEDKTYEKDFQRDVKDRIDEISKKYILPDEGTVDFALMYVPSEAVYYEIVNSNLMDYAYKQRVMPVSPSTFYAFLRSVLLSFEGQKIASEIKTIQQALRAIHTETSKFAEVLSTLQTHINNSYATMSKVSSQFLSLSTKVDSVQKFKEADEKSLLE, encoded by the coding sequence ATGGATATTAATACTGCCGCTATCATTATATCCTCAATAATCATAGTTTTTCTGCTTCTTCGAAAGACTAAATCGGCTGACGACAAGGCTCTGGTGGAATGGCTCAAGTCCACCAATACCCGCCTGGACGAACAAACCCGGCAGATGGCCCAGACAGCTAAATCTATTGGGGAGTTTTCAGAAATTGGCCGGAGTATGAAGGATCTGCAAAGTTTCCTGGCGTCGCCAAAGCTGCGAGGAGGGCTGGGGGAACAGGTGTTAAAAACACTGCTAGAAGAGAGCCTGCCCAAGCAAAGTTTTAACCTACAGTATGGCTTTCGGTCGGGGGTCAAAGTTGACGCGGCCATTAAAACCGCCTCCGGAATCATCCCCATCGATTCCAAATTTCCCCTGGAAAATTTCAAACGCATGTGCGAAGACAAAACCTACGAAAAAGACTTTCAAAGAGATGTCAAAGACCGCATTGATGAAATTTCTAAAAAATATATTTTGCCGGACGAAGGAACCGTGGATTTTGCCTTAATGTATGTTCCTTCAGAAGCGGTGTACTACGAAATCGTCAACAGTAATCTCATGGATTATGCCTACAAACAGCGGGTTATGCCCGTTAGCCCGTCAACTTTTTACGCCTTTTTGCGGTCAGTCCTTCTGTCTTTTGAAGGCCAAAAAATTGCCTCTGAGATTAAAACCATTCAGCAGGCACTGCGGGCCATTCACACCGAAACTTCGAAGTTTGCCGAAGTGCTCTCTACCTTACAAACTCACATTAATAATAGTTACGCCACCATGTCTAAAGTTTCCTCGCAATTTTTAAGTCTTTCGACAAAGGTTGATAGCGTGCAAAAATTTAAAGAGGCCGACGAAAAATCTCTTTTAGAATAA
- the metG gene encoding methionine--tRNA ligase: MEKKFYVTTAIDYTNDVIHIGHAYQKILADALARYHRLIGNPTRLLTGTDEHGQKVQKSAEAKGISPKEYTDKIAAADKKEWDSLNISYDRFIRTTDQDHIEFSQEFYKKCQENGDIYLGKYEGLYCEGCEAYYEESDLIEGKCPFHPNREILKISEENYFFRLSKYQDWLEKYIEKHPEFIWPEKHRNEILSFIRSGLRDFSVSRNKKNLSWGIPVPGDDNQVIYVWFDALINYLTYGDEEDFWPANVHVLGKDNQRFHAIYWPAMLKSAGYALPKTILVHEFISLNGQKVSKSLGNVILPSELVEKYGTDAVRYYFLRYGPLTADIDITDEKLTEVYNADLANGLGNLISRIGRLGEKAAYVPKSVNHELYPEVQKALENFRVDQALEFIWTKVRECDVDLDTAKPWAVPGTQLRAFLDSIVPKIQNLSYNLTPFLPEVSKKIEDQFSQRIYYQDPLFPRISI, translated from the coding sequence ATGGAAAAGAAATTCTATGTCACGACCGCCATCGACTACACCAATGACGTAATTCACATTGGCCACGCGTACCAAAAGATTCTGGCGGACGCCTTGGCCAGATATCACCGGCTCATTGGTAATCCGACCCGCCTACTGACGGGAACGGATGAACATGGGCAAAAAGTGCAAAAAAGCGCCGAGGCTAAAGGCATTTCGCCGAAAGAATACACCGACAAAATTGCCGCCGCGGATAAAAAAGAATGGGACAGCTTAAACATTTCTTACGACAGATTTATCAGAACTACCGACCAAGACCACATCGAATTCTCCCAGGAGTTTTACAAAAAATGTCAGGAGAACGGAGATATTTATCTGGGAAAATACGAAGGTTTGTATTGTGAAGGCTGCGAAGCCTACTATGAAGAATCCGATTTAATTGAAGGTAAATGCCCGTTTCACCCTAACAGAGAAATTCTGAAAATATCTGAAGAAAACTATTTCTTCAGGTTGTCAAAATACCAGGACTGGCTGGAAAAATACATCGAAAAACATCCGGAATTTATCTGGCCGGAAAAGCACCGTAACGAAATTCTGAGTTTTATTAGAAGTGGCTTGCGGGATTTTTCCGTCAGTAGAAATAAAAAGAATTTATCCTGGGGCATTCCCGTCCCCGGCGACGACAATCAGGTGATCTATGTTTGGTTCGATGCCCTCATAAATTATCTAACTTATGGTGATGAAGAAGATTTCTGGCCGGCAAATGTTCATGTTCTTGGTAAAGACAACCAGAGATTTCATGCCATCTATTGGCCCGCCATGTTGAAATCGGCGGGCTACGCCTTGCCGAAAACAATTTTAGTCCATGAATTTATCAGTCTGAATGGCCAAAAAGTCAGTAAAAGCCTGGGGAACGTTATCCTTCCATCAGAGCTGGTAGAAAAATACGGAACCGATGCCGTTCGATATTACTTTTTGCGCTATGGTCCTTTGACCGCGGATATTGATATTACCGACGAAAAACTGACGGAAGTTTATAACGCCGATTTGGCTAATGGATTGGGAAATCTTATCTCCCGTATTGGCCGGCTGGGAGAAAAAGCCGCTTATGTTCCCAAAAGTGTTAATCACGAACTCTATCCGGAAGTGCAAAAAGCCCTGGAAAATTTTCGGGTCGATCAGGCCTTGGAATTTATCTGGACCAAAGTTAGAGAGTGTGATGTCGATCTGGATACTGCTAAACCTTGGGCCGTTCCCGGTACTCAGTTACGCGCGTTTTTAGACAGTATCGTTCCGAAAATCCAAAACTTGAGTTATAACCTGACGCCATTTTTGCCCGAGGTTTCCAAAAAAATTGAGGATCAGTTTTCCCAGCGGATTTACTATCAAGATCCCCTTTTCCCGAGGATTAGTATATGA
- a CDS encoding glycosyltransferase family 2 protein: MTTVITTSWVLRTKNEEKHIGEVLEMLKNQTRKDFEIIVIDSGSTDGTLEIVRKYPIRLISIKPEEFNYSYALNRAIKFARGQYIGILSGHSIPITASFYEDGLKLFSDSKVAAISGHYVDENFKIGKKLVLRRKEQHFIADMTNTNSMIRKKLWKSYHFDEKLMFGCEDYDWALEMLARGYDVVKVPAFSTIYYRVNGKPSYWKMKPIWNQVCKELRQKRRPSKSFSILN; encoded by the coding sequence ATGACCACTGTAATCACTACTTCGTGGGTACTTCGCACAAAGAATGAAGAAAAACACATCGGAGAAGTTCTAGAGATGCTTAAAAACCAGACACGAAAGGATTTTGAAATAATTGTTATTGATTCGGGTTCAACAGATGGAACACTGGAAATAGTCAGGAAGTACCCTATCAGACTAATTAGTATTAAGCCTGAAGAGTTTAATTATAGTTACGCCTTGAATCGAGCCATCAAATTCGCCCGCGGGCAATATATTGGCATTCTTAGCGGTCACAGCATACCAATAACTGCTTCTTTCTATGAAGATGGTCTAAAGCTTTTCTCGGATTCTAAAGTTGCCGCTATCTCAGGACATTATGTCGATGAAAATTTTAAAATAGGAAAGAAACTTGTGTTGCGTAGAAAAGAACAACATTTTATTGCGGACATGACGAATACTAATAGTATGATTAGAAAGAAACTTTGGAAAAGTTATCATTTTGACGAAAAACTAATGTTTGGGTGCGAAGATTATGATTGGGCCTTAGAAATGCTTGCCCGCGGCTATGATGTTGTTAAAGTTCCTGCTTTCTCTACAATCTATTATCGAGTAAACGGCAAACCATCTTATTGGAAAATGAAACCTATCTGGAATCAGGTTTGTAAGGAACTTCGCCAAAAACGCCGGCCATCAAAATCGTTTAGTATTCTTAACTAA
- a CDS encoding TatD family hydrolase, which yields MLVDTHAHISGPVTGVDKVINVGTSLEDSEKAIELAKKYDNIFAAVGIHPVDNPTLTINSIDWLKFEELAKQPKVVAIGECGLDYHQNQDKDRQRAIFSKQIEIAAKLNLPLSIHIRDARADLMERFGEILSGNQGVFHCFSGDTNYLNFILEKLPTFYISFAGNLTFRNAKELQELAKIVPFEKILIETDSPYLAPEPYRGSQNSPANVKIVASKLAELKGVSLEEIETITATNAAFLFGI from the coding sequence ATGCTCGTCGATACTCATGCCCATATTAGCGGACCGGTTACGGGAGTAGATAAGGTTATTAATGTCGGAACTTCCCTGGAAGACAGCGAAAAAGCTATCGAGTTGGCCAAAAAATATGACAATATTTTCGCGGCTGTCGGCATTCATCCGGTCGACAATCCGACCTTAACTATTAATAGTATTGACTGGCTAAAGTTTGAAGAGCTGGCCAAACAACCAAAAGTCGTCGCCATTGGTGAATGCGGTTTGGACTATCACCAAAACCAGGACAAGGACAGACAGAGGGCAATATTTTCTAAACAAATCGAAATTGCCGCGAAGTTAAATCTGCCGTTATCTATACATATTCGTGATGCTCGGGCAGATTTAATGGAGAGATTTGGAGAGATTTTATCCGGTAATCAGGGTGTCTTTCACTGCTTTAGCGGCGATACGAATTACCTGAATTTTATTCTGGAGAAATTACCGACTTTTTACATCTCTTTTGCCGGCAATCTAACTTTTAGGAATGCCAAGGAACTGCAGGAGTTGGCTAAAATAGTACCTTTTGAAAAAATACTGATAGAAACCGACTCGCCATATTTGGCCCCCGAACCCTACCGTGGTTCGCAAAACTCCCCGGCGAATGTTAAAATTGTGGCGTCAAAACTGGCTGAACTGAAAGGCGTTAGTTTGGAAGAAATTGAAACAATTACGGCCACTAATGCCGCTTTTTTGTTCGGAATATGA
- a CDS encoding glycosyltransferase family 2 protein — protein MNERIINYINYHPVKTQRALEIATGLVPWLIIAWVIGGSFVIPEIVAYFVIAFNIYWLYRSAQLAWHATLGYLNIRATQKVDWRQKFDALPDHQKIWNIVIIPNVKEPVELLERNLNSLLTQNFPVKKLIVVLAMEERAGEEAHRRADYLLKKYRGKFGELIATFHSLKPGETIGKHSNEAYAAKVAKKLLIDKERVPIENVLITTSDIDCVFPPQYFSLLTYKFLTSKQPFNEFFQAPLFMYNNISRVPLLIRFPAIISGVYFLSILQKYSKRFLNFSTYSLSLKLLDSVGYWDLDVIPEDAHLYYKCYFANKGNITVVPIFLPITIDAAESSSRWQTYKNSYQQNKRWAWGVVDIPYVVKNFFLHPEIPLWDKLVKLSLALEWHFSWSTSWFLITLGATIPTVLNPAFARTTLGYNLSRTSSLILTICVIGAIAITVYDNLLNPQKKNKVLVFFHPLTYLQWLLLPVTGLIFGSLPGLESQTRLMLGRYLGYHVTEKKA, from the coding sequence ATGAACGAAAGAATTATTAATTACATTAACTACCACCCCGTCAAAACTCAGCGGGCCCTGGAAATTGCCACCGGCCTGGTTCCCTGGCTGATTATCGCCTGGGTCATCGGGGGCAGTTTTGTTATTCCGGAAATTGTCGCCTATTTTGTCATCGCCTTTAATATCTACTGGCTTTACCGCTCAGCCCAGCTGGCCTGGCACGCCACTTTAGGATATCTCAACATCCGGGCTACCCAAAAAGTTGACTGGCGCCAAAAATTCGACGCTCTTCCCGATCATCAAAAAATCTGGAACATTGTTATTATTCCCAATGTCAAAGAACCAGTGGAACTTTTGGAACGGAATTTAAATTCTCTTTTAACCCAAAATTTTCCGGTTAAAAAATTAATAGTAGTTTTGGCAATGGAAGAACGGGCCGGCGAGGAAGCCCACCGGCGGGCGGATTATTTGCTGAAAAAATATCGCGGCAAATTTGGAGAGCTGATTGCTACCTTTCATTCCCTAAAACCCGGCGAAACTATCGGCAAACACAGTAATGAAGCTTACGCGGCCAAAGTGGCCAAGAAACTTTTGATTGATAAAGAGCGTGTCCCGATCGAAAATGTTTTAATTACAACGAGCGACATCGATTGTGTTTTCCCGCCACAATATTTTTCCCTCTTAACCTACAAATTCCTGACTTCCAAACAGCCGTTTAACGAATTTTTCCAGGCCCCGCTTTTTATGTACAACAACATTTCCCGCGTTCCGCTTTTGATCCGTTTCCCCGCTATTATCAGCGGCGTTTATTTTCTGTCAATTTTGCAAAAATACAGCAAACGCTTTTTGAATTTTTCGACTTATTCGCTTTCCCTCAAACTTTTGGACAGCGTCGGCTACTGGGATCTGGATGTTATTCCCGAAGACGCCCATTTGTATTACAAATGCTACTTTGCTAACAAAGGTAACATCACTGTGGTCCCGATTTTTCTGCCCATTACCATTGACGCCGCCGAATCGTCATCCCGCTGGCAAACTTATAAAAACAGTTATCAGCAAAACAAACGTTGGGCGTGGGGCGTGGTAGATATTCCCTATGTTGTTAAAAACTTTTTCCTCCATCCGGAAATTCCTTTGTGGGATAAACTGGTGAAATTATCTTTGGCTTTGGAATGGCATTTTTCCTGGTCCACTTCTTGGTTTTTGATTACTCTCGGAGCCACTATTCCGACTGTTTTAAATCCCGCTTTCGCCCGGACCACTCTGGGCTACAATCTCTCCCGAACTAGCAGTTTGATTTTGACGATTTGCGTTATCGGAGCCATTGCTATTACCGTTTATGATAATTTACTTAATCCGCAGAAGAAAAATAAAGTCCTCGTCTTTTTTCATCCCCTAACTTATTTGCAATGGTTGTTACTGCCGGTAACCGGCTTGATTTTTGGGTCACTGCCGGGTCTGGAATCCCAAACCAGGTTAATGCTTGGAAGATATCTCGGGTACCACGTAACTGAGAAGAAGGCCTAA